Proteins from a genomic interval of Lolium perenne isolate Kyuss_39 chromosome 1, Kyuss_2.0, whole genome shotgun sequence:
- the LOC127319702 gene encoding cyclin-B1-2 has translation MANGGMAKKGFGESHDVLRFGVNDSVRGDLAPPHPLQATIQSESKFWDDKKKFGTESIYGSAFNIRKDLDAQILSRFQRPPGALPSSLLGYEAMTGSLDDFGFEDYLNMPQDSDSLRIPDMHHGMEVRLGLSKGPVCPSFN, from the exons ATGGCGAACGGCGGGATGGCGAAGAAGGGGTTCGGCGAGAGCCACGACGTGCTCCGCTTCGGCGTCAACGACAGCGTCAGGGGCGACCTCGCGCCGCCGCACCCGCTCCAGGCCACCATCCAATCG GAGAGCAAGTTCTGGGACGACAAGAAGAAGTTCGGGACGGAGTCCATCTACGGATCCGCCTTCAACATCCGCAAGGATCTCGACGCCCAAATCCTCTCCAG GTTCCAAAGGCCCCCAGGTGCATTACCATCATCTTTGCTAGGATATGAGGCAATGACAGGTTCCTTGGATGATTTCGGATTTGAAGATTATCTTAACA TGCCCCAAGACTCTGATAGCCTCCGTATACCGGACATGCACCATGGGATGGAGGTTCGCCTTGGCCTGTCGAAGGGACCTGTCTGCCCTAGTTTCAATTGA